The following proteins are co-located in the Oceanispirochaeta sp. genome:
- a CDS encoding type II toxin-antitoxin system RelE/ParE family toxin, whose product MRVKFLISAMEDMRSIKIYISRDNPKAAIKLIKRMRAAVKHLEEFPYSGRIIPETSNPQLREVIVSNYRVMYQITDSPINIFAVYEGHKIP is encoded by the coding sequence GTGAGAGTAAAGTTTTTAATTTCAGCAATGGAAGATATGAGATCTATTAAGATATATATTTCCAGAGATAATCCAAAGGCAGCAATAAAGTTGATTAAAAGAATGAGAGCTGCTGTGAAACATCTGGAAGAATTTCCTTATAGTGGCAGGATCATCCCGGAAACATCAAATCCCCAGTTACGAGAAGTAATTGTATCAAATTATCGTGTTATGTATCAGATAACTGATTCACCCATAAATATTTTTGCTGTATATGAAGGTCATAAAATACCTTGA
- a CDS encoding type II toxin-antitoxin system Phd/YefM family antitoxin, whose protein sequence is MAHVNLDKDLIPLSDFRASYKKYIMSLSDERNSIVLTQNGKAAAVLVSPGEYDQLTGKNEVLNLIASRLQEISNGEFVTNEDEMWKELEA, encoded by the coding sequence ATGGCACATGTAAATTTAGATAAAGATCTAATTCCCCTTTCAGATTTCAGAGCTTCCTACAAAAAATATATTATGAGTCTTTCCGATGAAAGGAACTCTATTGTATTGACTCAAAATGGGAAAGCTGCCGCTGTATTAGTTTCTCCTGGTGAATACGATCAACTAACAGGAAAAAATGAAGTATTAAATCTTATTGCTTCCCGTTTGCAGGAAATCTCTAATGGTGAGTTTGTTACTAATGAAGATGAAATGTGGAAAGAGCTTGAAGCGTGA
- a CDS encoding single-stranded DNA-binding protein, with translation MNNLNSVILEGNLVRDPEANLTPKGTPVCKFSLASNRFYKSEGIRQSEVSYFDVEVWSKVAEACEKHLSKGRGVRVVGRLKQDRWTDDQGDSHYKVKVVGEHVEFKPQYTASSGPGETDDEISDQIPEDAEESMEEVLI, from the coding sequence GTGAATAATTTAAACAGTGTGATTCTCGAAGGAAATCTGGTCCGCGATCCCGAGGCCAACCTGACACCCAAGGGGACTCCGGTCTGCAAGTTCTCTTTAGCCAGCAACAGATTTTACAAATCTGAGGGCATTCGCCAGAGTGAAGTTTCTTATTTTGATGTAGAGGTCTGGTCCAAGGTGGCCGAAGCCTGTGAGAAACATCTTAGTAAGGGCCGTGGCGTTCGTGTTGTGGGCCGGCTGAAGCAGGACCGCTGGACCGATGATCAGGGTGACAGCCATTACAAGGTCAAAGTAGTGGGGGAACATGTGGAGTTTAAACCCCAGTATACGGCTTCTTCAGGCCCGGGAGAAACGGATGATGAAATCTCTGATCAGATTCCTGAGGATGCGGAAGAGAGCATGGAAGAGGTTTTGATTTGA
- a CDS encoding helix-turn-helix domain-containing protein yields the protein MAGILMNNSIVNEYEQHVKRSHLIYLKKTQDVLESFIEDIKWSTYQLAGNTKLLRLISDKEKNLSELERSSLIRETMIELKNSLLYNTSFNSVFYVYLKNQDTIITPYSIYTHSDFNDSVNFFKMEDISSVDWHNGLSSRFYHGKILPVRSVIIEDFKNKRMIPYVQTLPVESSRDVGDIVGAIVYLIGEADFISLLDHKEMPPGSISYIADDNNQFISLVSKSDEKIDPLVLEGDEGMVEMTVNDRKMFIIYTTSSKNNWKYVSILPEKWVMKSVTYYQLISISVMLVALFICLGAAYSLSRRWSKPIVSSYHSISGYLNKGIREKVTFGSLNTNVNELIHLSEDMQDELLNQKVFVHNAFVNRLINGFFQSDENLQNYLNHIGFSVTENHFSIAIVSPGYIEAAGTTESFDEMVRVKNFLKSTLQHEFPIRMMISERENSNLVLILMTGSEDLLLHDNKITEALIHFCSLLPQIYSENMTIALGESVDSLMEAHNSYIQAQDVLSLDDRAGNRILHYKDLDKKLGDFYFPLEMESRLINAVKSGNWESLESLLNGLYSENFGTRMLDHRQTDIFLSGLFNTVCRILSQLPDNVRENFSFISEKSHSDFETIRGFLLEIAGVMHNNKRSHNVSLIEKVQEFLHKNYINKNLSLLMVAEYFSISESYLSFFFKEQTGTNFSTYLEKIRIESAREILINSDEPIHIIAGKVGYNSDKTFRRVFQKTYNISPGKFREEL from the coding sequence TTGGCAGGAAATACAAAACTGTTAAGGCTTATTTCTGATAAAGAGAAGAATCTGAGTGAACTGGAAAGGTCTTCTTTGATTCGGGAAACAATGATCGAACTCAAAAACTCGCTGTTGTATAATACGTCCTTCAATTCTGTTTTCTATGTATATCTTAAGAATCAGGATACAATCATCACTCCCTATTCCATTTACACTCACAGTGATTTTAATGATTCGGTCAATTTTTTTAAGATGGAGGATATCAGTTCTGTTGACTGGCATAATGGACTGAGCAGCCGGTTCTATCATGGCAAAATACTCCCCGTACGGTCAGTCATCATAGAGGATTTTAAAAACAAAAGAATGATTCCCTATGTTCAGACTCTTCCAGTCGAAAGTAGCCGGGATGTGGGGGATATTGTCGGTGCGATTGTATATCTAATAGGGGAGGCGGACTTTATAAGCCTTCTTGATCATAAAGAAATGCCTCCCGGGAGCATCTCCTATATTGCTGATGATAATAATCAATTTATTTCTCTGGTCTCTAAATCGGATGAAAAGATTGACCCCCTTGTGTTAGAGGGAGACGAAGGGATGGTTGAGATGACCGTCAATGACAGGAAAATGTTCATCATCTATACAACCAGCAGCAAAAACAATTGGAAATATGTTTCTATTCTTCCAGAAAAATGGGTCATGAAAAGCGTCACTTATTATCAGCTCATTTCTATTTCGGTCATGCTGGTTGCTTTGTTCATATGCCTGGGGGCGGCCTATTCTCTCTCCCGGCGCTGGTCAAAGCCTATCGTCAGCAGTTATCATTCCATTTCCGGATATTTGAATAAAGGAATCCGCGAGAAAGTAACCTTCGGATCACTGAATACAAATGTGAATGAACTGATCCACCTGAGTGAGGACATGCAGGATGAACTTCTGAACCAGAAAGTTTTTGTTCACAATGCATTCGTCAACAGGCTTATCAATGGTTTTTTTCAAAGTGACGAAAATCTGCAAAATTATCTGAACCATATCGGGTTCAGTGTTACTGAAAATCATTTCAGCATTGCCATTGTCTCTCCAGGATATATTGAAGCTGCGGGAACAACCGAATCCTTTGATGAAATGGTTCGTGTGAAAAACTTTCTTAAAAGTACATTGCAGCATGAGTTTCCCATCAGGATGATGATTTCCGAGCGTGAAAATAGCAATTTGGTATTGATCCTTATGACCGGATCTGAAGATCTGCTGCTGCATGATAATAAAATCACTGAGGCTTTGATCCATTTCTGTTCTCTCCTGCCTCAGATCTATTCAGAAAATATGACCATTGCTCTGGGGGAGAGTGTGGACTCTCTCATGGAGGCTCATAATTCATATATTCAGGCTCAGGATGTTTTGTCATTAGATGACAGAGCTGGAAACAGGATTCTTCACTATAAGGATTTAGATAAAAAACTGGGGGATTTCTATTTTCCTCTCGAGATGGAGTCCAGGCTGATCAATGCGGTAAAATCCGGAAACTGGGAGAGCCTGGAAAGCCTTTTGAATGGGTTATATTCTGAAAATTTTGGAACAAGAATGCTGGACCACAGACAAACAGACATTTTTCTATCAGGACTCTTCAATACCGTTTGTAGAATCCTGAGCCAATTACCCGATAATGTGCGGGAAAATTTTTCTTTTATCTCTGAAAAGTCTCATTCGGATTTCGAAACGATCAGAGGATTCCTTTTGGAAATTGCCGGTGTTATGCATAACAACAAGAGAAGTCATAATGTTTCACTTATAGAAAAGGTGCAGGAATTCCTGCACAAGAATTATATCAATAAGAATCTAAGCCTATTGATGGTAGCTGAATATTTTTCTATCAGTGAATCCTACCTGTCCTTTTTCTTTAAAGAACAAACCGGAACAAACTTTTCGACATACCTGGAAAAAATCCGTATCGAGAGTGCCCGTGAAATCCTGATCAATAGTGATGAACCGATTCATATCATTGCCGGGAAAGTCGGTTATAATAGTGATAAGACGTTCAGACGGGTTTTCCAGAAGACTTATAATATCAGCCCCGGAAAATTCAGAGAAGAACTATAA
- a CDS encoding extracellular solute-binding protein → MKSSNNLFLLLTAMTLLLSCSAKEQAPIETFSFTAYLDTIIQDWEGQSIFIEEYRKLTGIELKIIQPPHQQYMDKLMVSFAEKDSPQVCEVLPEYISLMVSRDIPLPLDDFIADSQYVKNFDSDFFDSLRAQDSKIYGFPARDGGGCVTYIRKDWLDNLGLEAPETWEEFYTILTAFTYDDPDGNGINDTKGYTDVKSASEDWYNRAIMLNARVEIYFKEGKWIDGFTEPAFIDALKRLRKIYQEGLADTNIPTNTTFTARNRFISGDVGIITYWGNHWARNLLERTRKVSGPEVEIIAIPPLKKGYYIKRVAPLLIITKGTEDPQRVFTNFIDKQYDKSQIQTLFTYGVQGYHWDIIDGKPQFLTNENDPYKVPFTKAFVPPASVINDWDQEMEIDDVIQPVIKVLNENSIKDKIKYGGSYYNQYYLEIEKELKPELISRIINGELSIEDGMNLYKTRSNDLYIDRILKELNREE, encoded by the coding sequence ATGAAATCGTCAAATAATTTATTTCTCCTCCTCACTGCTATGACCCTGTTATTATCCTGTTCCGCAAAAGAACAAGCCCCGATAGAAACATTCAGCTTCACGGCCTACCTGGATACGATCATCCAGGACTGGGAGGGGCAGAGCATCTTCATAGAGGAATATCGAAAACTAACCGGCATAGAACTGAAGATAATCCAACCGCCCCATCAACAGTATATGGATAAATTGATGGTCAGTTTTGCTGAAAAAGATTCACCTCAAGTCTGCGAGGTTTTACCAGAATATATATCTCTTATGGTCTCAAGAGATATACCACTCCCGCTGGACGACTTTATAGCGGATTCCCAATATGTCAAAAATTTTGACTCTGACTTTTTTGATTCCCTCAGGGCACAGGACAGCAAAATTTATGGTTTTCCAGCCAGGGACGGCGGAGGTTGTGTCACATATATTAGAAAAGACTGGCTGGATAATCTGGGCCTGGAAGCACCAGAAACCTGGGAAGAATTTTATACGATTCTCACCGCCTTTACCTATGATGATCCTGATGGTAACGGGATCAATGATACGAAAGGATATACGGACGTCAAATCGGCAAGTGAGGACTGGTATAACCGTGCCATCATGCTCAATGCCCGTGTAGAAATATACTTCAAAGAAGGAAAATGGATCGATGGATTCACAGAACCTGCCTTTATCGATGCCCTTAAAAGACTAAGAAAAATTTATCAGGAAGGATTGGCAGACACCAATATTCCCACAAATACAACATTCACTGCCAGGAATAGATTTATCAGCGGGGATGTGGGAATCATTACATACTGGGGCAATCATTGGGCAAGGAATCTTTTGGAAAGGACAAGAAAAGTCTCGGGACCTGAGGTAGAAATCATCGCAATACCTCCTCTGAAGAAGGGATATTATATCAAAAGGGTTGCCCCCTTATTGATCATTACCAAGGGCACCGAGGACCCTCAGAGAGTCTTTACCAATTTCATTGACAAACAATACGACAAATCACAGATACAGACTTTATTTACCTACGGAGTACAGGGATATCACTGGGATATAATTGATGGAAAACCCCAGTTTCTGACCAATGAAAATGATCCCTACAAAGTCCCTTTCACAAAAGCCTTCGTTCCGCCGGCCTCTGTCATTAATGACTGGGATCAGGAGATGGAAATCGATGATGTGATTCAACCGGTCATTAAGGTTCTCAATGAAAACTCGATAAAGGATAAGATTAAATACGGCGGGTCCTATTACAATCAATATTATCTGGAAATAGAAAAGGAATTAAAACCGGAATTAATAAGCCGGATCATCAATGGTGAACTATCAATAGAGGATGGTATGAATCTATATAAAACAAGATCAAATGATTTATATATTGATAGGATTTTAAAGGAATTGAACAGAGAAGAATAA